A stretch of DNA from Vigna radiata var. radiata cultivar VC1973A unplaced genomic scaffold, Vradiata_ver6 scaffold_70, whole genome shotgun sequence:
agttaaatattatcgTTTTCCAGCctcttgtgatgtgagaacgaacaatttgggtcatccaatacattacatagtattcgcactcatatgacccattttgtctgttacactacaatatatcatcacagttgtaaatagttagtgaataacattaaaataaaacaactataaNAAAGTAtgactttagcatatgtcaaaccttgagagaaattcaagcaatctttctactgttagcaattgatctcccaaccatcatcatacttgctggaatagaactatatataaaaaaaggttttagcattcatttatataacaaagaaagtccaaacattgacgttcttaccaatcaattgctTGTCTGAGATTTGTGGGAGGAGGCCTatgcaatgagcagaaccacaaagcatagttATCTTGCATAGACATAACAAAAAGCTGCCAATGatgcctgaaattcataataacttaactattatatattaaaatcacatatggaactttattatgttaacaaagttcacttacccggatatataaggcaaaaagtatattttcttgccgcGGCCAAAACTTTTTATCAGATTTGTAttgatctgatcaaaatcatttgattcatgaattgattggggatcaatgaatccataatcatcagaacaccccaacttgttactgaccccagacatatacctgaaatcaaaaattaactttgatataagtatacttgatatataaatcaattttatatataaataattgctcatagacttacatcatccatagctgaataattgaaatattcaactcttgtgatCCCGATGCAAGCTCActgacatcttggctatgaaggtaGATTGGGACCTTAGAGCTtgtcccaaatacattagcatcatactcaacctccaaaggcttatcttcaaggatgtcagcaagtagatgcaatgaagcaagaggatcatcctcagatagaggaatcttctcctgtgcttgtgtctgttgttacatgaaaaaataagataagttttgacatcaataacctttaaaattgagaagtgtaaagaacaatttcataccgaggggtcagaaactgaaccaaccaaatgtttaggccaagcgataaagGACTTCAATGCTTGgtccacagtgaaaatctcttctgtggccagaggaactaaggcatctggtatgatcatttcatCCACtcagaccttcacctcatcctctaatagttgcataccatgaacaacagtcgctgacctaaacagtgttccacgagctaccaggaTCGTCTCGGTatcgtctaaaatgtatagcagacatggactagcatcgtccatgtcatcccctgggacggctggtgcggaacaacttcctttcccgcttctccctgtcagagtaaatgttagattatacaaaagatagaaataattgcacataaatgtttattaaatttacctgtgggaggcacaATATGTTCATGTTCCTGTACAGGAAATGGAACCGGGTGCATGCCATAGGTCTCAAACTACTGTTGGAACATGGAGCTGAACTCACTATACAATTCAGCCCTGAGCTCTGATCTAACCTTGTTTGTGATCTCTTCCGTAAAGTCCGCTCggaccttttttgtgatctcttgtgtcatcctttctctttgtgCTTCGCAGTATGCATATGAAGGCcgacgagaagagctcccaaaataatctttaattcctactccaggaTTAGCAGCAtgtacacgtccagggtgctcaggtcgtccaatcgcagcagcaagaatatcctggcgaccctctcgagtgaattgaccttgggagctctgctcaaccaagaagtcctgtaacattacaaaacaccattattctttaaaaagttcaatgtaggatgtataattacaattattattattttaggaacaatgataacttacaattctttcacaaatttcccgtgcagtgtcggaagagtaggtgtccgatggtctcatacgaaccaacttccatttttcatgtctagaAGATGGAGAAGGAGGTTGaggggggctaccaccctgagatggtggtctagcatctgccttttgcttgaaGATTTtatcctcaagcttcctatacccaccacgagataataggtgggggtttttgttatgagcacttgttccttgtgctttgcttctaattgcctatcacatacacattaattaattagttcatatgatatatatttgttaatgaggaattgaataatatcaactatactaacctgtCATTCCTCTGACATCCGACTCTCTTTAAAAAgccgccaagtctcctcatcaatggacttatatgaactacatggagacttatgtttaaggtgtccaaatatattttttgatgtCAACTTACTTATAAAGTTTCTaaagttttcagcaacagttgacaaacacttatttctaagtgttgtgACATTTGGAATTTCAAATGtcagctgaaataaacatagtaaagttgtatcagtacaaaattatcaatataaacaaattttaattcaaatgatattaactaacttaccaatatatcgttccatataatgttccgatcaacctcggacacatgatcaaaagatggagtgagaaTATTAATCCTATCACGTGCCATACTCCAAGGTATGATTGGAAGTCATCTGTATAGGGGCCAGTTGCCACACCCGTGATCACGTTCACATTTACTggagttctttcaccactattctttttgatcaaaagttgtttcatcctaGTGGGTCCTCTATTGGATCTGGTAGGGGGAGTCTCATCCCCTaaagaatgtggatgatcaaccatatatctgtcaaaataaatagtaacatgaaatattaataaaagacttatgtaatatcatataatttaacaaaacatgtaatagtaatcataggaaatatataaaaggaaaacttatgtgatattaataaaatacttatacagaaattgaaaattcatacataaaaatatggattcatcatatgtatattccctcatcatgatctgaccgaattgcatgtatatcgtcgtcaactagagattggtcatccaaatttgttgtagtttgaaatgaatagTTGTCANcaatatgaatattaatcagattgtcttcgttaacttcaatttgttttttgccttgaagaacgacataccaatggtcagacgcaggatctttgacataaaaaacttGAGATGCTTGATCAaccatgataaacggttcgtctcggtaacccacctttcgaaaatcaaccagtgtcatacccgattcatctattttcacaccactcttattgtcaaaccacttacatttgaacaatggaacaataaacttggtgtaatcaacctcccatatctcttctattatacccTAATATCTGATTGATCCAAGTACAGGAGATTGatattttgatgtggaaaattgaaatgactcaccttctaaactgactccactattttgtactgtgcttttatcatccaaagtcttcgtatagaatgtgcaattattgacttcataacctgtacaacacatgacatcaaacttcaaaccatttgcaagccacaataaagtttcagaagaatgtggctctttgtcaatttcatatttgaaccaagacataaatgttttgctatgctccatcaactgccatttctttgattttcttggatttttattcttaacgaTGGCTTTGTGTACTTCTAATAAAGGGATCACCCcatctgtgttgttcaatatataaagatgcgcttgcaacaattcttcgcgatcttttgtcaccacattcacacctcggatgtttttacttgtagaaaatttattcaaccatgatgtgcgaggaactcctattagattcgttgatgtcatgtaatctgaaAAAAACTCGATACTTTTCTtcagcaatatacctttcaattATTGAACCTTCAGGACGATAAGGATCTGTaacgtaccctttcaaaatcttcatataacgctcaataggatacatccatcttaagtaaATCAGTCCgcacaacttgatttctctaaccaaatgaacaagtaaatgtaccatgatgtcaaaaaaagatggagggaaaaacatctctagNNNNNNNNNNNNNNNNNNNNNNNNNNNNNNNNNNNNNNNNNNNNNNNNNNNNNNNNNNNNNNNNNNNNNNNNNNNNNNNNNNNNNNNNNNNNNNNNNNNNNNNNNNNNNNNNNNNNNNNNNNNNNNNNNNNNNNNNNNNNNNNNNNNNNNNNNNNNNNNNNNNNNNNNNNNNNNNNNNNNNNNNNNNNNNNNNNNNNNNNNNNNNNNNNNNNNNNNNNNNNNNNNNNNNNNNNNNNNNNNNNNNNNNNNNNNNNNNNNNNNNNNNNNNNNNNNNNNNNNNNNNNNNNNNNNNNNNNNNNNNNNNNNNNNNNNNNNNNNNNNNNNNNNNNNNNNNNNNNNNNNNNNNNNNNNNNNNNNNNNNNNNNNNNNNNNNNNNNNNNNNNNNNNNNNNNNNNNNNNNNNNNNNNNNNNNNNNNNNNNNNNNNNNNNNNNNNNNNNNNNNNNNNNNNNNNNNNNNNNNNNNNNNNNNNNNNNNNNNNNNNNNNNNNNNNNNNNNNNNNNNNNNNNNNNNNNNNNNNNNNNNNNNNNNNNNNNNNNNNNNNNNNNNNNNNNNNNNNNNNNNNNNNNNNNNNNNNNNNNNNNNNNNNNNNNNNNNNNNNNNNNNNNNNNNNNNNNNNNNNNNNNNNNNNNNNNNNNNNNNNNNNNNNNNNNNNNNNNNNNNNNNNNNNNNNNNNNNNNNNNNNNNNNNNNNNNNNNNNNNNNNNNNNNNNNNNNNNNNNNNNNNNNNNNNNNNNNNNNNNNNNNNNNNNNNNNNNNNNNNNNNNNNNNNNNNNNNNNNNNNNNNNNNNNNNNNNNNNNNNNNNNNNNNNNNNNNNNNNNNNNNNNNNNNNNNNNNNNNNNNNNNNNNNNNNNNNNNNNNNNNNNNNNNNNNNNNNNNNNNNNNNNNNNNNNNNNNNNNNNNNNNNNNNNNNNNNNNNNNNNNNNNNNNNNNNNNNNNNNNNNNNNNNNNNNNNNNNNNNNNNNNNNNNNNNNNNNNNNNNNNNNNNNNNNNNNNNNNNNNNNNNNNNNNNNNNNNNNNNNNNNNNNNNNNNNNNNNNNNNNNNNNNNNNNNNNNNNNNNNNNNNNNNNNNNNNNNNNNNNNNNNNNNNNNNNNNNNNNNNNNNNNNNNNNNNNNNNNNNNNNNNNNNNNNNNNNNNNNNNNNNNNNNNNNNNNNNNNNNNNNNNNNNNNNNNNNNNNNNNNNNNNNNNNNNNNNNNNNNNNNNNNNNNNNNNNNNNNNNNNNNNNNNNNNNNNNNNNNNNNNNNNNNNNNNNNNNNNNNNNNNNNNNNNNNNNNNNNNNNNNNNNNNNNNNNNNNNNNNNNNNNNNNNNNNNNNNNNNNNNNNNNNNNNNNNNNNNNNNNNNNNNNNNNNNNNNNNNNNNNNNNNNNNNNNNNNNNNNNNNNNNNNNNNNNNNNNNNNNNNNNNNNNNNNNNNNNNNNNNNNNNNNNNNNNNNNNNNNNNNNNNNNNNNNNNNNNNNNNNNNNNNNNNNNNNNNNNNNNNNNNNNNNNNNNNNNNNNNNNNNNNNNNNNNNNNNNNNNNNNNNNNNNNNNNNNNNNNNNNNNNNNNNNNNNNNNNNNNNNNNNNNNNNNNNNNNNNNNNNNNNNNNNNNNNNNNNNNNNNNNNNNNNNNNNNNNNNNNNNNNNNNNNNNNNNNNNNNNNNNNNNNNNNNNNNNNNNNNNNNNNNNNNNNNNNNNNNNNNNNNNNNNNNNNNNNNNNNNNNNNNNNNNNNNNNNNNNNNNNNNNNNNNNNNNNNNNNNNNNNNNNNNNNNNNNNNNNNNNNNNNNNNNNNNNNNNNNNNNNNNNNNNNNNNNNNNNNNNNNNNNNNNNNNNNNNNNNNNNNNNNNNNNNNNNNNNNNNNNNNNNNNNNNNNNNNNNNNNNNNNNNNNNNNNNNNNNNNNNNNNNNNNNNNNNNNNNNNNNNNNNNNNNNNNNNNNNNNNNNNNNNNNNNNNNNNNNNNNNNNNNNNNNNNNNNNNNNNNNNNNNNNNNNNNNNNNNNNNNNNNNNNNNNNNNNNNNNNNNNNNNNNNNNNNNNNNNNNNNNNNNNNNNNNNNNNNNNNNNNNNNNNNNNNNNNNNNNNNNNNNNNNNNNNNNNNNNNNNNNNNNNNNNNNNNNNNNNNNNNNNNNNNNNNNNNNNNNNNNNNNNNNNNNNNNNNNNNNNNNNNNNNNNNNNNNNNNNNNNNNNNNNNNNNNNNNNNNNNNNNNNNNNNNNNNNNNNNNNNNNNNNNNNNNNNNNNNNNNNNNNNNNNNNNNNNNNNNNNNNNNNNNNNNNNNNNNNNNNNNNNNNNNNNNNNNNNNNNNNNNNNNNNNNNNNNNNNNNNNNNNNNNNNNNNNNNNNNNNNNNNNNNNNNNNNNNNNNNNNNNNNNNNNNNNNNNNNNNNNNNNNNNNNNNNNNNNNNNNNNNNNNNNNNNNNNNNNNNNNNNNNNNNNNNNNNNNNNNNNNNNNNNNNNNNNNNNNNNNNNNNNNNNNNNNNNNNNNNNNNNNNNNNNNNNNNNNNNNNNNNNNNNNNNNNNNNNNNNNNNNNNNNNNNNNNNNNNNNNNNNNNNNNNNNNNNNNNNNNNNNNNNNNNNNNNNNNNNNNNNNNNNNNNNNNNNNNNNNNNNNNNNNNNNNNNNNNNNNNNNNNNNNNNNNNNNNNNNNNNNNNNNNNNNNNNNNNNNNNNNNNNNNNNNNNNNNNNNNNNNNNNNNNNNNNNNNNNNNNNNNNNNNNNNNNNNNNNNNNNNNNNNNNNNNNNNNNNNNNNNNNNNNNNNNNNNNNNNNNNNNNNNNNNNNNNNNNNNNNNNNNNNNNNNNNNNNNNNNNNNNNNNNNNNNNNNNNNNNNNNNNNNNNNNNNNNNNNNNNNNNNNNNNNNNNNNNNNNNNNNNNNNNNNNNNNNNNNNNNNNNNNNNNNNNNNNNNNNNNNNNNNNNNNNNNNNNNNNNNNNNNNNNNNNNNNNNNNNNNNNNNNNNNNNNNNNNNNNNNNNNNNNNNNNNNNNNNNNNNNNNNNNNNNNNNNNNNNNNNNNNNNNNNNNNNNNNNNNNNNNNNNNNNNNNNNNNNNNNNNNNNNNNNNNNNNNNNNNNNNNNNNNNNNNNNNNNNNNNNNNNNNNNNNNNNNNNNNNNNNNNNNNNNNNNNNNNNNNNNNNNNNNNNNNNNNNNNNNNNNNNNNNNNNNNNNNNNNNNNNNNNNNNNNNNNNNNNNNNNNNNNNNNNNNNNNNNNNNNNNNNNNNNNNNNNNNNNNNNNNNNNNNNNNNNNNNNNNNNNNNNNNNNNNNNNNNNNNNNNNNNNNNNNNNNNNNNNNNNNNNNNNNNNNNNNNNNNNNNNNNNNNNNNNNNNNNNNNNNNNNNNNNNNNNNNNNNNNNNNNNNNNNNNNNNNNNNNNNNNNNNNNNNNNNNNNNNNNNNNNNNNNNNNNNNNNNNNNNNNNNNNNNNNNNNNNNNNNNNNNNNNNNNNNNNNNNNNNNNNNNNNNNNNNNNNNNNNNNNNNNNNNNNNNNNNNNNNNNNNNNNNNNNNNNNNNNNNNNNNNNNNNNNNNNNNNNNNNNNNNNNNNNNNNNNNNNNNNNNNNNNNNNNNNNNNNNNNNNNNNNNNNNNNNNNNNNNNNNNNNNNNNNNNNNNNNNNNNNNNNNNNNNNNNNNNNNNNNNNNNNNNNNNNNNNNNNNNNNNNNNNNNNNNNNNNNNNNNNNNNNNNNNNNNNNNNNNNNNNNNNNNNNNNNNNNNNNNNNNNNNNNNNNNNNNNNNNNNNNNNNNNNNNNNNNNNNNNNNNNNNNNNNNNNNNNNNNNNNNNNNNNNNNNNNNNNNNNNNNNNNNNNNNNNNNNNNNNNNNNNNNNNNNNNNNNNNNNNNNNNNNNNNNNNNNNNNNNNNNNNNNNNNNNNNNNNNNNNNNNNNNNNNNNNNNNNNNNNNNNNNNNNNNNNNNNNNNNNNNNNNNNNNNNNNNNNNNNNNNNNNNNNNNNNNNNNNNNNNNNNNNNNNNNNNNNNNNNNNNNNNNNNNNNNNNNNNNNNNNNNNNNNNNcatcttaggaaaccatcacagataagatgttctctaatttgggttgcgttcaactttctctcattcaaacagttcacacaaggacatctaaacttcacttcatcatcacttctccccccattacgttgcgcaaattgtataaattcctctacacctctctcgtactcagcactaatgcgtggtaaattaatccaatttcgattaattcctaaatattttaaaattacaactatataattttacatattaaatcaaatcatacaattaataagcaatcaaatgataaattcaatcatacaaaattttatattactaacttTTATAAAGTTTCAATAAtctaacaataaaacaaaattattagttaaactTAGTGGATTAGAGATAACCATTCACACTTTCATCTCTTGGATTTTTTTGTATTACAAATATGACAACAATTGATGACacctatttaaatatttagtaatcaacttttaagtttattttgtcTAATGATATAATGTAATTTCGATTCGTATAACATTTTAGTTCTTAAGATTGTTTACAATGATTGAATTAATTATGTTTcttcactagtggaaaaaacGCTTTTTATGATAGGTTAAAAGCacctattatgacggataacCTGACATCATAGTTCTGagcatcataataggtccagtgtattatgacggactttctgtcacctatcataataaatagagtatattatgacatattttcacttatcagtcataatataacaaatttattatgatgttactaaatttatttatcataatatgtaacattttatgacaaatatttttatacctatcataatatgtagaacatattataactaataattgttcacctatcataatatatatttttcataaataagctTTTATTACATAGATtattcacctatcataaaaacttattttgtaaaaaaaaaaattattatttacatttgaCATATTCATTCAGTTTACAAATAATTTCCTGCATTATAATCtcatcaattaatttataatcaatataaaatgaaatgaacatATTCATTTGAACTAACATAATAAAATctatttcaaacattaaattgcataataatatttaatacataatgattttataaactatatacaTGGACAGGTATGACTCAGTCAAGAAATAAGACAATTAATCATGATCGAAATCATGATAAACATTGCTACATAATGCTAAGGATATGCTCTCTTACACATTAATTACTTCACTCAAATCTAAGTAATATAAGAAGCAAGAAAATACTCCAAGTTGCTTAGATTCTTTTGCCTTCCAAATCCTAAGGTTAGTATCGTCCCTTCCTGAAATTACATAACTTTCATCGCCACTGAACTTGACACAGAATACCCTGCATAACAAAGACAAAGATCAATATACCATATGAAGATAGAAATCTTTTAACAGACAACTATAACTTTTATGCaagtgtgtgtatgtatattgcttataaaattattagatgtAAATACTCACATCGTCAAAGTCTAAGCTATCATACATCCTCCCATATGATCGCATAGGACCGCCATATCCCCCAAAAGATTCCAAATTATCATAATCAACACGAGATCCCAAATTATCATACAACCATGCTTTTATCTTTCCATCTAATGTCGTGGAAAAGATGAACTATAGCATATAGAGTTtcaataagaaaacaaattagtaCCCTTGTCAAAGGATTTTCTATAGGGCACTCTACCAATACAGCTAAAGGAATCATATAGCAACAAACTCAACCAGCATTTTCCCATTGGGTATCAAAGTCAGCGTGTACCtgaatgttttctttataaTGTGGACCAACAGAATAAATTGGAGCCTTATGACCTTCAAAGGTATACTGTTTTGCTCCAGAAGCAGCATCCCAAACCTTAAGTTGAATAACTTAGTTAGACACATGTTATCTTCACATCATAAAACTAAGCTCAAAATTTGACAGACCTACTTAATGGTATTATCATCACCACAGGTAATGACACATAACTGCTTATTCGGGTGTGAAAATGCTAAATCATTAACTCCACTGACATGAGCATCAATCTATTTAAGTTCAAGTAAACAATTACACAAAGGAGTCAATAAAACCTAAATTAAGCAAAAAGAACTCTTCATTGTACAAGTGTTTGCATGTGCATATACCTCCAAATGTTGTCGGACTTCATCCCCGCCATGGTAAGAGTATAT
This window harbors:
- the LOC106779971 gene encoding DDB1- and CUL4-associated factor 13-like isoform X4; protein product: MSNPTTVEHPAVSGGAIGLGAPSILGVAYLRHIVQIYSYHGGDEVRQHLEIDAHVSGVNDLAFSHPNKQLCVITCGDDNTIKFGMLLLEQNSIPLKVIRLQFILLVHIIKKTFRVFCVKFSGDESYVISGRDDTNLRIWKAKESKQLGVFSCFLYYLDLSEVINV
- the LOC106779971 gene encoding protein TPR3-like isoform X3, which encodes MPFQAAFIKDPGVSVNRVIWSPDGALFGVAYLRHIVQIYSYHGGDEVRQHLEIDAHVSGVNDLAFSHPNKQLCVITCGDDNTIKFGMLLLEQNSIPLKVIRLQFILLVHIIKKTFRVFCVKFSGDESYVISGRDDTNLRIWKAKESKQLGVFSCFLYYLDLSEVINV
- the LOC106779971 gene encoding uncharacterized protein LOC106779971 isoform X1 — translated: MFWFLLWCWTLSHVYPFQPTPAPVPTSLVGWMSNPTTVEHPAVSGGAIGLGAPSILGVAYLRHIVQIYSYHGGDEVRQHLEIDAHVSGVNDLAFSHPNKQLCVITCGDDNTIKFGMLLLEQNSIPLKVIRLQFILLVHIIKKTFRVFCVKFSGDESYVISGRDDTNLRIWKAKESKQLGVFSCFLYYLDLSEVINV
- the LOC106779971 gene encoding DDB1- and CUL4-associated factor 13-like isoform X5, producing the protein MYTVKSQLKESLIYEFFYCVGVAYLRHIVQIYSYHGGDEVRQHLEIDAHVSGVNDLAFSHPNKQLCVITCGDDNTIKFGMLLLEQNSIPLKVIRLQFILLVHIIKKTFRVFCVKFSGDESYVISGRDDTNLRIWKAKESKQLGVFSCFLYYLDLSEVINV
- the LOC106779971 gene encoding topless-related protein 4-like isoform X2, with translation MFWFLLWCWTLSHVYPFQPTPAPVPTSLVGWMSNPTTVEHPAVSGGAIGLGAPSILGVAYLRHIVQIYSYHGGDEVRQHLEVWDAASGAKQYTFEGHKAPIYSVGPHYKENIQFIFSTTLDGKIKAWLYDNLGSRVDYDNLESFGGYGGPMRSYGRMYDSLDFDDGILCQVQWR
- the LOC106779971 gene encoding protein TPR3-like isoform X6 — protein: MPFQAAFIKDPGVSVNRVIWSPDGALFGVAYLRHIVQIYSYHGGDEVRQHLEVWDAASGAKQYTFEGHKAPIYSVGPHYKENIQFIFSTTLDGKIKAWLYDNLGSRVDYDNLESFGGYGGPMRSYGRMYDSLDFDDGILCQVQWR